Proteins from one Ardenticatena maritima genomic window:
- a CDS encoding DUF4013 domain-containing protein: protein MNSINIERSLRFTFDDESWIVKILIGGVVSFLGQLLLIPLPLLYGYMLDTLKNVKEGQDTPLPEWDDFAGLFMRGLILTLGLLVYSLPLFLFACCFLFLLIASQNEGAESLGLLGLCFACIMPLYGVALGFWGPAVIMRFAEAGTFSSMFEFGRIWKTISADFGKYLLVVILIIVVNLLATFVGLLSVGVLVPFTSFWAMLVAAHLMGQYMRLISTPPSDGIVADGDVL from the coding sequence ATGAACAGTATCAACATTGAGCGATCATTGCGCTTCACCTTCGATGATGAGTCCTGGATCGTCAAAATTCTGATTGGCGGCGTGGTTTCGTTTCTTGGGCAACTATTGCTCATCCCCTTGCCGCTCCTCTACGGCTATATGCTCGACACGCTCAAAAACGTCAAAGAAGGCCAAGATACGCCCTTGCCGGAATGGGATGATTTTGCCGGCTTGTTTATGCGCGGCCTGATCTTGACGCTGGGGCTTCTCGTGTATAGCTTGCCCTTGTTTCTCTTCGCCTGTTGCTTCCTTTTCCTATTGATTGCCAGCCAGAATGAAGGCGCCGAATCGCTAGGGCTGCTGGGTCTTTGCTTTGCCTGCATAATGCCGCTGTACGGCGTGGCGTTGGGCTTCTGGGGTCCCGCCGTCATCATGCGCTTTGCCGAAGCAGGCACATTCAGCAGCATGTTCGAGTTTGGGCGCATTTGGAAGACGATTTCCGCCGATTTCGGCAAGTATTTGCTGGTCGTCATTCTCATTATTGTCGTGAATCTGCTGGCCACATTTGTGGGATTGCTGAGCGTGGGTGTGCTTGTGCCCTTCACCAGCTTCTGGGCAATGTTGGTAGCCGCCCACCTCATGGGGCAATACATGCGCCTCATCTCGACGCCGCCTTCTGATGGAATCGTTGCCGATGGTGATGTGTTGTAA
- a CDS encoding DUF4126 domain-containing protein translates to MRVDLFNTLLTGFGLSSAAGLNAYIPLLITGLVARYTSLVQLRAPFDVLEHPAVLLTLTLLLIVEMGADKIALLDSLNDAINTLVRPAAGAILFAGTSGVADIDPSIALVLGLLSAGTVHTTKSATRPAVTAASGGCANPIVSLLEDVVAVALVLLALLAPVLLAACFLLAAVWLARRWQRRRKSLSAPT, encoded by the coding sequence ATGCGCGTGGACCTGTTCAACACTTTGCTTACAGGCTTTGGGCTTTCATCAGCAGCTGGGTTGAACGCCTACATCCCGTTGCTCATAACGGGATTGGTGGCGCGCTACACGTCGTTGGTGCAATTACGCGCACCGTTTGACGTGCTGGAACACCCGGCTGTGCTCCTCACGCTTACGCTGCTCCTCATCGTCGAAATGGGCGCTGATAAAATCGCCCTGCTCGATTCGCTCAACGACGCCATCAACACCCTTGTCCGTCCAGCCGCTGGTGCGATTCTCTTTGCCGGCACCAGCGGCGTTGCTGACATTGACCCAAGTATTGCATTGGTGCTGGGGCTGCTTTCCGCCGGTACTGTGCATACCACCAAAAGCGCCACGCGCCCAGCCGTCACAGCCGCCAGCGGTGGGTGCGCCAACCCCATCGTGAGCCTGCTGGAAGACGTCGTGGCTGTTGCCCTGGTGTTGCTTGCATTGCTCGCCCCCGTCTTGCTGGCGGCCTGCTTCCTCCTGGCGGCTGTTTGGTTGGCGCGGCGCTGGCAACGCCGACGGAAATCACTTTCTGCTCCCACCTGA